AGATGCGTGACATGAGCCATCATGGGCCAAAAGGGAAAAATCTCCCCGACCTCTTGATCGCCTCGACCCAAGATCGTTGCTTATAAGCCAACCTCGTGATCCACTTTCAACCGCTGATCCCAAAAAATACATCGCCCCTCCAATTCAGGGGCTAATGTTATCAAGTCTTGACATGAGACAGGTTTAGATTGGGTTATTTAAAACTTGTCTTAAATCATCCTAGTTTTCCGCACTTATTTTTTTAACCATGACAAAATAATCCTTGACAATTGAACCATTATATTGGTACACTCACCTTCGTGAAATTAGAGATTCGATTTTTCCGAACTGCTCGAGGTGATGAGCCAGTTGCTGAGTACATTAAGAAATTGTCGTTAAAGGAACGTATTCGCATCGAGGGATGTTTATTCATTTTGTCAACAACTGGAAGGCTTGATATGCCACATGGAAGAAAAATGGTTGGACAGAAGGATCTTTTTGAAATTCGAGCAGGCCGCCATAGAGTTCTTTACGCATTTCATGAGGGCGAGGTTGTTCTTCTTCATGCTTTTATGAAGAAATCACAAGAAACTCCTAAGGGGGAAATCACTCTCGCGTTAAGACGGTTCGCAAATTATATGAGCCTAGGAGGATAAAATGAAAAAAACTAATCCCCATCGAGGATCCAGCTTTTCGGATTTCTTGCAGGATGAACTGAGAGATCCTGACTTCCGCAGGGAGTTTGAAAAAGTAACTGCGGAGCTAATGATTGGCCAAGAAGTGCGTCGGATTGCTAAGCAAAAACGATTAAGTATCCGTCAACTGGCAAAAAGAATGAAAACAAGCGTTTCACAAGTTCAGCGTCTTATGAGCAACGCTAATGTAAGTATTGATTCACTGGCTCGTTTTGCTGCTGCCACCGGAAAGAGATTATTGATTGAACTGAAATGAGAAAAGGGGTCACCCATTAGCCCCTGGGGTCAAGAGAAAAAAGTTTTCCCTTAGGATTTTTTCATCAATCCTTTCAAAGTAATCATCTGATAAGACGAGTTTTCTTTTACACCTGCACCCTTGAATTCGAGTGTTAGAAATCAGACTCAAGGTCTGTTTCAGTCACCTATCAGGTTCTACCCACCTTACGGTGGGCCATCCGAATTTTTTACAGGCTGTAATCAGGTGAGAGTTCTACTTTGCGTCGAGCAGTAAAGTGGGCTAACTCCACCCGTTCAGTCCCCAAATTTCGTTTGCCAATTCCCCCGTTATTTAGTACATTATAATGCATATTTAATGTTATTAATATACATTTAATAGTATATATGAAACTCAAAAATTGGGATACGATGCTCACGGGGGACGCGGCCTTCTTGCTGAAAGAGGTGGGGCGGCTGATTGCCGAGGCCCGCAAACGGCGGGGCTTAAGCCTCCTGGGACTGGCCAACAGGGCGCGCGTGGATCGGCGCACGGTGGCGCAGTTGGAGGCGGGCCATCCGGGGGTATCGATCGGCCTCTTTTTTCAGGTTTTAAGTCTCTTCAACCTCGCTAAAGGAATAGAAGAATTTTTGAAACCGGAAAACGATATTGAAACCGCCGCCGCCAAGGTTCGCAGAATTCGTAAAAGGCAGAAGATCACCCGGGCGATCCCGGAAGAGGAGGTCAATTTCTGATGCTCAGCCGCATGTATGTCCTTATTGATTTGAATGGCGACTGGATCCCCTGCGGATTGCTGAAATATCAGGAGGCAGGCCCCCGCTCGTCGAGTCTGTTTCGCTACGGAAAAAAATATCTCGCACGCGCGGACGCCATTTCCATTGATCCTGTTCATCTGCCGCTAGAAGACCGCAGTTTTGAAACGCCGGACGGGTTTCAGGTCTTTAACGGCATTCGGGATGCGGGACCCGACAAATGGGGACGCTACCTCCTGGATAAAAAATTTGCGCGGGGATTAAACGAAATCGAATACATTGCGGCGACCGGCGAGGACCGTGTAGGCGCGCTGGCGTTCACCGATTCTTTGGAATCCGGCCCGATGCAGTATGAACCGGGTGACAAATTTGAGGCGCGTCACAGCCCTAAACGGCTGGACCTCACCCAATGTGCGGGCGCGGTGGATGATGCCGTTGCCTCTGATCAAACGAAACGCCTGAAGCAGTATCTGGATTATGGTCCGTCACTGGGCGGGGCGCGCCCCAAATCCACCGTGATGTGGCATCAAGGGGCCTACCTGGCCAAATTTTCCATCTCGCTCGATTCCAAAAACGAGCCGTTGATCGAATATGCCACCATGACCCTCGCCCAAAAATGCGGGCTCAATCTCCCGCCGCTGTATCTTGAAAAAATCGGCGAGAAGTCTGTTTTTTTGATTAAACGATTTGACCGGAAAAACAGAGATCGTATTCCCTTCATTTCGGGCCTGACGATCACCGGGACCCATGAAAGCGATTATGGGTCATGGAGCTACTTTGCGCTGGCAGACGCGATTTTGCGGTTTTCGGAGCATCCTGAAGAGGACCTCAAAGAGTTGTTTCGGCGACTGGTGTTCAACATCGCGGTTTACAACAACGACGACCATCCTAGAAATTTTGGCTTTCTTAACAATGGGAAGTATTGGAACCTGTCGCCACTGTATGATGTCTCTCCGGCGGTCATCAAGACGGACAGTTATGCATTGGCAATGGTCCTGGGGGCCGACGGGCGCCGCGCCTCCTATAAGAACGCGCTCTCCCTATGTGAAAAATTCCGCTTGAGTAAGGCAGGTGCGCGTCTTCTCATCAACAATATTCGGGATATCACCACTACCTGGAAGACCCACTTCAGCAAACTCGGCGTTTCAGATGCGGAAATTGCGATGCTTGAGAATAGCTTCAAATCAAAAGATTGAACAAAGGGGTCATCCATTAGCCCCTGCCTGCGTTTATTTTATTGTTTCAAGACTAGATAGGCTTGCGCTGGCTACGTAGGCCTCAATGCCGCCCGCGCTTTTTACCAGGGCGTAGCTACCTGATGATCGAATTAAGGTTACTTTTTCGCCTTTTTTAAAGGTTCCATCAGGGGGGCGGGCTTGCTGAGGGCCATCTTTGTAATAATGAGTATCCATGGTGATCACGTGGGTGGGTTGTTCTCCGCCCGCTTGCAGAGAATAAAAGGGCACAACGATTAAAAAAGAAACCAAAACAAAAATCATTTTCTTCATTTTTCCCTCGCAATTAAAATTGTCAGTCTGGCTATTTTAACCTTCTTTAAAAAAATGTCTTCAAAAAAAACATGCTAATAACTATCCCGCAGGTGCTCCATGGTTTTGATAACTTCGATGTGGGTGCGTTCGACTTGCTGTTCGAACGATTCTTTTTTGTGTCTTTTGGGGTAGATGGGGTCGCCTAAGAGTTGGATGAGTTTGATGGGAAAGGGGAGTAGGCCTAAGCCCCAGAATAAGGGGATGCTAAAGCGGGTTTTTTCTAAAATTTTGATGCGACGTTTGAGCATGAATTTGGAATTGAAATAAACTTTGTCGATGCCATGGCAATAGCTTGGAATGATGGGAGTGTTGGTTTTGCAGGCCACACGCACAAAGCCTTCGCGGCGTTCCCATGGGATGCGTTTCATGCCAGGGGTGGTGACTAGGGCTTCATAAATGCCGCCCGGTGCTAGCATGACGCAGCAGCCTTGGCGTAAAAGTTTTTCGGCGTTTTTAGGTGTAGCTTCTACAGCGCCACCTTTGATAAAAAATTCTCGAAGCAAGGGGACTTCAAATAGAAAACTTGCACCCAGGCCGCGGGGTGGAATTTTAAGTTCGGTGAAAACTCGGCGCGCTAATAAGAAGCCATGATAGGGGATGATGCCGTGGTTCATGACGATCATGCTGGCGCTGTGTTGGGGGATTTTGTGCAGGCCTTGCACTTCGTAGCGGAAGTACCATTCCAGGGGGGCGAAGATTTGGGCAATAAGTTCTAAGAATGAATGATCTTGATTGGGCATAAGAATAAAATGGAAGATTCTTTATCATCATGGGTCCCTGCCTTCGCAGGGATGACATCAGAATGACATTATTATATTAATAAAAAAGGCGCCCTGATTTTTTCAAGGCGCCTTAAAGAAAATAAACTGAGATTCTTCACCCTGTTGGGTTCAGAATGACAGCAGTCAACTAGTCAACCTTAACTTTCATTTCGATATTATCGCCGCCTTTTTGATAATATACGGAATAATCCCACCAGCTAACTTGGGCTTTGACTTGGTCGCGAAGGTATTC
This genomic window from Deltaproteobacteria bacterium contains:
- a CDS encoding helix-turn-helix transcriptional regulator, which produces MKKTNPHRGSSFSDFLQDELRDPDFRREFEKVTAELMIGQEVRRIAKQKRLSIRQLAKRMKTSVSQVQRLMSNANVSIDSLARFAAATGKRLLIELK
- a CDS encoding acyltransferase family protein is translated as MPNQDHSFLELIAQIFAPLEWYFRYEVQGLHKIPQHSASMIVMNHGIIPYHGFLLARRVFTELKIPPRGLGASFLFEVPLLREFFIKGGAVEATPKNAEKLLRQGCCVMLAPGGIYEALVTTPGMKRIPWERREGFVRVACKTNTPIIPSYCHGIDKVYFNSKFMLKRRIKILEKTRFSIPLFWGLGLLPFPIKLIQLLGDPIYPKRHKKESFEQQVERTHIEVIKTMEHLRDSY
- a CDS encoding type II toxin-antitoxin system RelE/ParE family toxin, translating into MKLEIRFFRTARGDEPVAEYIKKLSLKERIRIEGCLFILSTTGRLDMPHGRKMVGQKDLFEIRAGRHRVLYAFHEGEVVLLHAFMKKSQETPKGEITLALRRFANYMSLGG
- a CDS encoding type II toxin-antitoxin system HipA family toxin; protein product: MLSRMYVLIDLNGDWIPCGLLKYQEAGPRSSSLFRYGKKYLARADAISIDPVHLPLEDRSFETPDGFQVFNGIRDAGPDKWGRYLLDKKFARGLNEIEYIAATGEDRVGALAFTDSLESGPMQYEPGDKFEARHSPKRLDLTQCAGAVDDAVASDQTKRLKQYLDYGPSLGGARPKSTVMWHQGAYLAKFSISLDSKNEPLIEYATMTLAQKCGLNLPPLYLEKIGEKSVFLIKRFDRKNRDRIPFISGLTITGTHESDYGSWSYFALADAILRFSEHPEEDLKELFRRLVFNIAVYNNDDHPRNFGFLNNGKYWNLSPLYDVSPAVIKTDSYALAMVLGADGRRASYKNALSLCEKFRLSKAGARLLINNIRDITTTWKTHFSKLGVSDAEIAMLENSFKSKD
- a CDS encoding helix-turn-helix domain-containing protein, with translation MKLKNWDTMLTGDAAFLLKEVGRLIAEARKRRGLSLLGLANRARVDRRTVAQLEAGHPGVSIGLFFQVLSLFNLAKGIEEFLKPENDIETAAAKVRRIRKRQKITRAIPEEEVNF